A window of Octopus sinensis unplaced genomic scaffold, ASM634580v1 Contig09277, whole genome shotgun sequence contains these coding sequences:
- the LOC118761136 gene encoding sodium- and chloride-dependent neutral and basic amino acid transporter B(0+)-like, with translation MEAEQFFERKILGKSDGFGIYGHIMNNMVIGYFIAWVLVFCCLSFSIKTLGKVNHAHILQTSYITGLFPYVMITILVIRSALLPGSKNGISFYLKPDIKRISDANVQILNSIQVWKDAASQIFYSLSIAIGGIICLSSHNQFKNNAIFDSIIVPVMNCATSFYVGFAVFGITGYLAHSSGKTVPEVVQNGNSV, from the exons ATGGAAGCAGAACAGTTTTTTGA GAGGAAAATATTGGGCAAGAGCGACGGATTTGGAATATATGGACATATTATGAACAACATGGTGATTGGATATTTTATTGCCTGGgttcttgttttttgttgtctGTCCTTTTCTATCAAAACTCTAGGAAAGGTAAATCATGCACACATATTGCAGACTTCTTATATTACAGGACTATTTCCATATGTCATGATTACAATTCTGGTGATTCGGTCTGCTCTATTGCCTGGATCAAAAAACGGGATAAGTTTTTATTTAAAACCAGACATAAAAAGAATTTCCGACGCAAATGTACAAATTCTAAATTCAATTCAGGTTTGGAAGGATGCTGCAtctcaaatattttattcactttcaaTCGCTATTGGAGGAATAATCTGTTTGTCGAGTCACAATCAATTTAAAAATAATGCCATTTTCGACTCAATCATCGTGCCAGTTATGAATTGTGCGACATCATTTTATGTGGGGTTCGCGGTTTTTGGCATAACCGGATACCTTGCTCATTCATCAGGAAAAACAGTCCCAGAAGTAGTACAAAACGGTAATAGCGTTTGA